From a region of the Phycisphaerales bacterium AB-hyl4 genome:
- the mutM gene encoding bifunctional DNA-formamidopyrimidine glycosylase/DNA-(apurinic or apyrimidinic site) lyase, with amino-acid sequence MPELPEVENLRLTLERHLLGRTVARATLHRDDVLIGRRTPAALLQGKPITALVRHGKQLALITPGPCLCVHLGMSGSLRIETPTQTHDHHQNPLDHCATASAGQPLKHVHAHWQLDNGLKLLFRDPRRFGGLWTFPTPQALHASRWARLGDDALAITPARLHRQLQTTQRALKAVLLDQTVIAGLGNIYVDELLFNTRLAPQQPAHTLTRPQADSLVRHMRTLLRKAIAAGGSTLRDYVDSNGDVGSYQLRHRVYGRADQPCRRRACRGIVHTAIVAGRTTAWCPDCQPTTSDNPRATLPKEEKRNTSLPHSSSPGAL; translated from the coding sequence ATGCCCGAACTGCCTGAAGTCGAAAACCTCCGCCTCACCCTCGAACGCCACCTCCTCGGCCGAACCGTCGCCCGCGCCACCCTCCACCGCGACGACGTCCTCATCGGCCGCCGTACCCCCGCCGCGCTCCTGCAAGGCAAGCCCATCACCGCTCTCGTCCGCCACGGCAAGCAACTCGCCCTCATCACGCCAGGCCCATGCCTCTGCGTCCACCTCGGCATGTCCGGCTCACTCCGCATCGAAACGCCCACCCAAACCCACGACCACCACCAAAACCCCCTCGACCACTGCGCCACCGCCTCCGCAGGCCAACCGCTCAAACACGTCCACGCCCACTGGCAGCTCGACAACGGCCTCAAGCTCCTGTTCCGCGACCCCAGACGCTTCGGCGGCCTCTGGACCTTCCCAACCCCGCAAGCCCTCCACGCAAGCCGCTGGGCCCGCCTCGGCGACGATGCGCTCGCCATCACACCCGCCCGACTGCACCGCCAGCTTCAAACCACCCAGCGCGCCCTCAAAGCCGTGCTTCTCGACCAGACCGTCATCGCAGGCCTGGGCAACATTTACGTCGACGAGCTGCTGTTCAACACCCGCCTCGCCCCCCAGCAGCCCGCCCACACCCTCACCCGCCCCCAGGCCGACTCCCTCGTCCGCCACATGCGGACCCTGCTCCGCAAAGCCATTGCCGCCGGTGGCTCCACCCTCCGCGACTACGTCGACAGCAACGGCGACGTCGGCAGCTACCAGCTCCGCCACCGCGTCTACGGCCGAGCCGACCAGCCCTGCCGACGACGCGCCTGCCGGGGCATTGTCCACACCGCGATCGTCGCCGGCCGTACCACCGCCTGGTGCCCCGATTGTCAGCCAACCACGTCCGACAACCCCCGCGCGACACTTCCTAAGGAAGAGAAGAGAAATACTTCCCTACCTCACAGTAGTAGCCCTGGCGCTTTGTGA
- a CDS encoding DUF58 domain-containing protein has product MAETHTANYLDPALLATVGSLELRARMIVEGLMTGQHRSPHQGFSVEFAQHRQYVPGDDTRFLDWKVFGKTDKLYLKQYQKETNLDMVVLVDVSGSMSYASKRGGDKQAAGWRKFDHAATLAAAMAHLALKQQDRVGVTLFDDQLRAATRLSNNQGHWRNIVEALSTVEIKSNDAASSAQRKEQASDPTLADAQTDFAGLFDRVVAKLNQRSLIVLISDLFDDVAVLEQGLARLHHRRHDVIVLQTLDPAELSFPFRSPSDFLGLEAEGRLPLDPSALRDYYLEVLNEQLQAIEQAARKFRFDYLMLDTSKSIGPPLSHFLARRAAAIGKG; this is encoded by the coding sequence ATGGCTGAAACTCACACGGCCAACTATCTGGATCCTGCGCTACTGGCGACCGTCGGCTCGTTGGAGCTGCGCGCTCGGATGATTGTGGAAGGGCTCATGACCGGGCAGCATCGGTCGCCGCATCAGGGGTTTTCGGTTGAGTTCGCGCAGCATCGGCAATATGTGCCCGGCGATGACACGCGGTTTCTCGACTGGAAAGTGTTCGGCAAGACGGACAAGCTCTACCTCAAGCAATATCAGAAAGAAACCAACCTCGACATGGTCGTGCTGGTCGATGTGTCAGGCTCGATGAGTTATGCGAGCAAGCGCGGCGGCGACAAGCAGGCGGCCGGGTGGCGGAAGTTTGATCATGCAGCCACGCTGGCGGCGGCGATGGCGCACCTGGCACTCAAGCAGCAGGATCGCGTGGGGGTGACGTTGTTTGACGATCAACTGCGCGCCGCGACTCGGCTATCCAACAACCAGGGACACTGGCGGAACATCGTTGAAGCGCTGAGCACCGTCGAAATCAAAAGCAACGACGCGGCGAGCAGCGCGCAGCGGAAAGAGCAAGCGAGCGACCCGACGTTGGCGGACGCGCAGACTGACTTCGCGGGGCTGTTCGATCGAGTGGTGGCGAAGCTTAACCAGCGGTCGTTGATCGTGCTGATCAGCGATCTGTTTGATGATGTGGCAGTGCTGGAGCAAGGGCTCGCACGGCTGCATCATCGTCGGCATGATGTGATCGTGTTGCAGACGCTGGACCCGGCGGAGTTGAGTTTTCCGTTTCGTTCGCCGAGCGATTTTCTGGGGCTGGAAGCGGAGGGTCGGCTGCCGTTGGACCCGTCGGCGCTGCGCGACTATTACCTGGAAGTGCTCAACGAACAGTTGCAGGCGATCGAGCAGGCGGCGCGGAAGTTTCGCTTTGATTATCTGATGCTGGATACGTCGAAGAGTATTGGCCCGCCGTTGAGCCACTTTTTGGCGCGACGGGCGGCGGCGATCGGGAAGGGGTGA
- a CDS encoding AAA family ATPase produces the protein MSDDAPKQSPSTSDSQSNGERSPDELLNEVQQASRQLHDQVSKIVVGQEEVIEQVFISLFTRGHALLVGVPGLAKTLLVSTIARSLSLAFSRVQFTPDLMPSDITGTEVIEEDRTTGKRHLRFVKGPVFANVILADEINRTPPKTQAALLEAMQEHHVTAGGMRHALPQPFFVLATQNPIEQEGTYPLPEAQLDRFMFMIRVGYPDEQQELDIVKRTTSRHHVDVEPVLDAAKVLQIQELVRDVPVADHVVRYALRLARATRLPEPGQADDRPEFMRQYLSWGAGPRASQYLVLGGKARAILDGRTHVTMDDIRHVAAPVLRHRLIANFAAEADGVTTDNLIERLLEAMPAEGANDPQAEAVMR, from the coding sequence ATGTCCGACGACGCACCGAAGCAGTCCCCATCGACGAGTGATTCGCAGTCGAACGGTGAGCGATCGCCGGACGAATTGCTCAATGAGGTTCAGCAGGCATCGCGGCAGTTGCACGACCAGGTGTCGAAGATCGTGGTCGGGCAGGAAGAGGTGATTGAGCAGGTGTTCATCAGCCTGTTCACGCGGGGGCATGCGCTGTTAGTCGGTGTGCCGGGGCTGGCGAAGACGTTGCTGGTGTCGACGATTGCACGGTCGTTGAGTTTGGCGTTTTCGCGGGTGCAGTTTACGCCGGACCTGATGCCGAGCGACATTACGGGCACGGAGGTGATTGAGGAGGATCGCACGACGGGCAAGCGGCATTTGCGGTTTGTGAAGGGGCCTGTGTTTGCGAATGTGATTTTGGCGGACGAGATTAACCGCACGCCGCCGAAGACGCAGGCGGCGTTGTTGGAGGCGATGCAGGAGCATCATGTGACGGCGGGCGGGATGCGGCATGCGTTGCCTCAGCCTTTCTTTGTGCTGGCGACGCAGAATCCGATTGAGCAGGAAGGGACGTATCCGCTGCCGGAGGCGCAGCTGGACCGTTTCATGTTCATGATTCGGGTGGGGTATCCGGACGAGCAGCAGGAACTGGACATTGTGAAGCGGACGACGTCGCGGCATCACGTGGACGTTGAGCCTGTGCTGGATGCGGCGAAGGTGTTGCAGATTCAGGAGCTGGTGCGTGACGTGCCGGTGGCGGACCATGTGGTGCGTTATGCATTGCGGCTTGCGCGGGCGACGCGATTGCCAGAGCCGGGTCAGGCGGACGATCGGCCGGAGTTTATGCGGCAGTATTTGAGTTGGGGGGCCGGGCCGCGGGCGAGCCAGTACCTGGTGCTCGGCGGCAAGGCGCGGGCGATATTGGACGGCCGAACGCATGTGACGATGGACGACATTCGGCATGTGGCAGCGCCGGTGCTGCGACATCGGTTGATTGCGAACTTCGCGGCGGAGGCGGATGGCGTGACGACGGATAATTTGATCGAGCGATTGCTTGAGGCGATGCCGGCGGAGGGTGCGAACGATCCGCAGGCGGAGGCGGTGATGCGGTGA
- a CDS encoding GNAT family N-acetyltransferase gives MTRPANTMHDYDTIQTDRLKGQRIELPDRDLLHQLHREPSVARTLSPTGTPLPSEQVDERFDEIIEHWKKHGYGLWMWFEKSSNAFIGRMGVQWTNTTGKDELELSYAIMPGFWGQGLATEASTAVVNLAFNDLNADELVAFIVPNHTASQRVAEKLGFKAEDRVTRYDLEHVRYRLKRADWQKQ, from the coding sequence ATGACGCGACCCGCCAACACCATGCACGATTACGACACCATTCAAACCGATCGACTCAAAGGTCAGCGCATCGAACTGCCCGACCGCGACCTGCTCCATCAACTGCACCGCGAACCCAGCGTCGCCCGCACGCTTTCGCCCACCGGCACGCCGCTGCCGTCGGAGCAAGTCGACGAGCGCTTCGACGAAATCATCGAACACTGGAAAAAGCACGGCTACGGCCTGTGGATGTGGTTCGAAAAAAGCAGCAACGCCTTCATCGGTCGCATGGGTGTCCAATGGACCAACACCACCGGCAAGGACGAACTCGAACTGTCCTACGCCATCATGCCCGGCTTCTGGGGGCAGGGCCTGGCCACCGAAGCGTCCACCGCCGTGGTCAACCTCGCCTTCAACGACTTGAATGCCGACGAGCTGGTCGCCTTTATCGTCCCCAACCACACCGCTTCGCAGCGCGTCGCCGAGAAGCTCGGCTTCAAAGCCGAAGACCGCGTCACCCGCTACGATCTCGAACACGTACGCTACCGCCTGAAGCGCGCCGACTGGCAGAAGCAATAA
- the dnaA gene encoding chromosomal replication initiator protein DnaA, translating to MGKLDPALWRDIMTYLRRRHAPICRQWFEDLDLVAMDSGLLQVRTSSSVQRNYLQNKCLDPFTEAAQAVTGNLVAVRFVNEQDAKPSDNGEAVAAAAAKTAPAANSEANLARPADPPAEPEPTGRRTSAARPRHGDLFADQVVLSPDYSFDNFISGPNNQLAYAAAVAVANQPGTAYNPLFIHGGVGLGKTHLLQAICQKIMEDRPDTQILYVSCDAFMNQFIECVQSGQMHEFRHRYRHVDVLVIDDIHFLANRERSQEEFFHTFNDLYQSNRQIVLSSDAAPSEIPHLEERLLSRFQWGLVANVTKPHYETRVAILRAKVKLRGIEMPDDVVGYIANKIDSNARELEGAITTIQAHAALQDQIIDLNLARTALGDSSGEPRTNQLTLQQIIDAVTDHYNVRLSDLQSRRRHKSVTEPRQVCMYLARKRTRFSLEEIGGYFGGRDHTTVMHSIRTVQDRLESDASFSRQLDQMDNAIQRSADDARSG from the coding sequence ATGGGCAAGCTGGACCCCGCGCTGTGGCGCGACATCATGACGTACCTGCGCCGTCGACACGCGCCGATCTGTCGGCAGTGGTTCGAGGACCTGGACCTGGTGGCCATGGATTCGGGCTTGCTGCAGGTGCGGACTTCGTCGAGCGTGCAGCGCAACTACCTTCAGAACAAGTGTCTCGACCCCTTCACCGAAGCGGCGCAAGCGGTGACGGGCAACCTGGTGGCGGTGCGTTTCGTCAATGAACAGGACGCGAAGCCGAGCGACAACGGTGAGGCCGTCGCCGCGGCGGCGGCGAAGACCGCCCCGGCCGCGAACAGTGAGGCCAACCTCGCCCGGCCCGCCGACCCCCCTGCCGAGCCGGAGCCGACCGGCCGACGGACCAGCGCGGCGCGGCCGCGGCACGGCGACCTGTTCGCCGACCAGGTGGTGCTCAGTCCGGATTACAGCTTTGACAATTTCATCAGCGGGCCGAACAACCAGCTCGCCTACGCCGCGGCGGTGGCGGTCGCGAATCAGCCGGGCACGGCGTACAACCCGCTGTTTATTCATGGCGGCGTCGGGCTGGGCAAGACCCACCTGCTTCAAGCGATCTGCCAGAAGATCATGGAAGATCGGCCGGACACGCAGATCCTCTACGTCTCCTGCGATGCGTTCATGAACCAGTTCATCGAATGTGTCCAGTCGGGACAAATGCACGAGTTCCGCCATCGCTACCGGCATGTGGATGTGCTGGTGATCGACGATATTCACTTCCTGGCCAACCGCGAGCGGTCGCAGGAAGAGTTTTTCCATACGTTCAACGATCTTTACCAGTCCAACCGGCAGATCGTGCTCAGCTCGGACGCAGCGCCGTCGGAGATACCGCACCTGGAAGAGCGGCTGCTCAGCCGATTCCAGTGGGGGCTGGTGGCGAATGTGACGAAGCCGCATTACGAAACGCGGGTGGCGATCCTGCGGGCGAAGGTGAAGCTGCGCGGCATTGAGATGCCCGACGATGTGGTGGGGTATATCGCGAACAAGATCGACTCGAACGCGCGTGAGCTGGAAGGGGCGATCACGACGATCCAGGCCCACGCGGCGCTGCAGGACCAGATCATCGACCTGAACCTCGCCCGCACAGCGTTGGGCGACAGCAGCGGCGAGCCGAGGACGAATCAACTGACGTTGCAGCAGATCATCGACGCGGTGACGGACCACTACAACGTTCGTTTGAGCGACCTGCAAAGCCGACGTCGCCACAAGAGCGTCACCGAGCCGAGGCAGGTGTGCATGTACCTGGCGCGGAAGCGGACGCGTTTCAGCCTGGAAGAGATTGGCGGGTACTTCGGCGGCCGGGACCATACGACCGTGATGCACTCGATCCGCACGGTGCAGGATCGGCTGGAGTCGGACGCGAGCTTCTCCCGGCAACTGGATCAGATGGATAACGCGATTCAGCGCAGTGCGGATGATGCGCGGTCGGGGTGA
- a CDS encoding putative sugar nucleotidyl transferase — MSQPRLLIFDDARGQWGPMTDRRPVFDLRTGAHTTRQRIERVLGRPADALHMPDRLAPVCRERAATADPNPTFTINQPLTAGDWLLVNGRWNATAHAQLITQLAPSHALIEADGGIVALRLPHTAANHWLTTTADTTTSTDHHLPDNITATTLPDRVLLARPWHVLDELPAALHADLAASTLPTLNPADHPNVHVIGDHPVHLGPAARLLPTVVLNAEAGPIVIDDHALINPFTMLQGPCYIGAHTTLAAHTAIRPHTVVGPHCKVGGEVSGAIIHSHSNKSHLGYLGNSLVGQWCNLGADTNVSNLKNTYGHVRIQLDPHTPPQDTGRMFHGPILGDFVRTAIGTQLLTGSVIHTGCMLALSSFAPKHAPPFGFYTDAGREPYDIDRLIDMTARMLARRGDTFTQTEADLLRHLHQQPNP, encoded by the coding sequence ATGAGCCAGCCGCGATTGCTGATCTTCGACGACGCCCGCGGGCAATGGGGGCCGATGACCGACCGCCGCCCCGTCTTCGACCTGCGCACCGGCGCTCACACCACCCGCCAACGTATCGAGCGCGTCCTCGGCCGACCGGCCGACGCCCTGCACATGCCCGATCGCCTCGCCCCCGTCTGCCGCGAGCGAGCCGCCACGGCTGACCCCAATCCCACGTTCACCATCAACCAGCCGCTCACCGCGGGCGACTGGCTGCTCGTCAACGGCCGATGGAACGCAACCGCCCACGCCCAGCTCATCACCCAGCTCGCGCCAAGCCACGCCCTCATCGAAGCCGACGGCGGCATCGTCGCCCTCCGCCTGCCCCACACCGCCGCCAACCACTGGCTCACCACCACCGCTGACACCACCACCTCCACCGACCATCACCTGCCCGACAACATCACCGCCACCACGCTGCCCGACCGCGTGTTGCTCGCTCGGCCGTGGCATGTGCTCGACGAGCTGCCCGCCGCGCTTCACGCCGACCTCGCCGCCTCCACGCTGCCCACGCTCAACCCGGCCGACCACCCCAACGTCCACGTGATCGGTGATCACCCCGTCCATCTCGGCCCTGCCGCCCGCCTCCTGCCCACCGTCGTGCTCAACGCCGAGGCAGGCCCGATCGTCATCGACGACCACGCCTTGATCAACCCGTTCACCATGCTCCAGGGCCCGTGCTACATCGGCGCTCACACCACCCTCGCCGCCCACACCGCCATCCGCCCCCACACCGTCGTGGGCCCGCACTGCAAAGTCGGCGGCGAAGTCTCCGGCGCCATCATCCACAGCCACTCCAACAAATCACACCTCGGCTACCTCGGCAACAGCCTCGTCGGACAGTGGTGCAACCTCGGCGCTGACACCAACGTCTCCAACCTCAAAAACACCTACGGCCACGTCCGCATCCAACTCGACCCACACACACCACCCCAGGACACCGGCCGTATGTTCCACGGCCCCATCCTCGGCGACTTCGTCCGCACCGCCATCGGCACGCAACTGCTCACCGGCTCCGTCATCCACACCGGCTGCATGCTCGCCCTCTCCAGCTTCGCCCCCAAACACGCACCGCCGTTCGGCTTCTACACCGACGCCGGCCGCGAACCCTACGACATCGACCGCCTCATCGACATGACCGCCCGCATGCTCGCCCGCCGCGGCGATACCTTCACCCAAACCGAAGCAGACCTCCTCCGTCACCTGCACCAACAGCCCAACCCATAA
- a CDS encoding thioredoxin family protein has translation MALTPSTMLELGTQAPDFTLPDTEGEPVSLKSFAGKDALVVMFICVHCPYVKHVQDELAELAKDYQAKNVGFVAIMSNDVEKYPDDSPKHMAHQKKEHGFPFPYLYDETQQVAKDYRAACTPDFYVFDKQRKLAYRGQLDDTRPNAGHKPDGRDLRAALDAILEGKDTPEQKPSIGCNIKWRIGNEPDYFTA, from the coding sequence ATGGCTTTGACCCCGTCCACCATGCTCGAACTCGGCACGCAGGCCCCCGACTTCACGCTGCCCGACACGGAAGGCGAACCCGTCAGCCTCAAAAGCTTCGCAGGCAAAGACGCCCTCGTCGTCATGTTCATCTGCGTCCACTGCCCCTACGTCAAGCATGTGCAGGACGAGCTCGCCGAGCTTGCCAAGGACTACCAGGCCAAAAACGTCGGCTTCGTCGCCATCATGAGCAACGACGTCGAAAAGTACCCCGACGACAGCCCGAAACACATGGCCCACCAGAAAAAAGAGCACGGCTTCCCCTTCCCCTACCTCTACGACGAAACACAACAAGTCGCCAAGGACTACCGCGCCGCCTGCACACCCGACTTCTACGTCTTCGACAAACAACGCAAGCTCGCCTACCGCGGCCAGCTCGACGACACACGACCCAACGCCGGCCACAAGCCCGACGGCCGCGACCTCCGCGCCGCTCTCGACGCCATCCTCGAAGGCAAAGACACGCCCGAGCAGAAGCCGTCCATCGGCTGCAACATCAAATGGCGAATCGGCAACGAGCCCGACTACTTCACCGCATGA
- a CDS encoding glycosyltransferase: MNQRDVKSDPSLEGLEEIDAGSEDGKRAPRSRRAEPLLLECAWEVCNQVGGIYTVLRSKVPSMMNRWGNRYCLIGPYSHQSAQVEFEPAPLVGAVGQAVKQMRELGFGAHYGRWLVTGRPHVVLLNYLDAFRYLHEVKYRLWTDHHISTPGDDEMVNNVVAFGESVRLFLQLLAQKESPRRKIVTHFHEWMAGAAVPMLRKDAWPGSIIFTTHATLLGRYLAMNHPVFYDHLPFFDAEGEAAHYNIVAQHRIERAAAHGSHVFTTVSDVTAEECKHLLGRPVDLLLPNGLNIQRFAALHEFQNLHREYKERIHEFTVGHFFPSYHFDLDNTLYFFTSGRYEYRNKGMDLTIEALARLNHRLREAGSPVTVVFFVITRAPTRSINVTALQSRAMLREFRNASEAIKEDIGEKLFQAATAGQIPDLNTLIDDYWRLRLRRTMYAWKRDLPPLIVTHDLLDDAKDPVLNQLRNCQLWNNEHDPVKVIYHPDFITATNPLFGIDYDQFVRGCHLGVFPSYYEPWGYTPLESIALGVPAITSDLAGFGSYLKQLRPDHEEKGISIIHRRYSDFHQAADELADRMFRYCQLSRRERINLRNSAESFSEHFDWHNLGKRYHEAHELALDRLV, from the coding sequence ATGAATCAGCGCGACGTCAAATCCGATCCCAGTCTCGAAGGCCTCGAAGAAATCGATGCGGGATCGGAAGACGGCAAACGCGCACCGCGAAGCCGACGTGCCGAGCCGTTGCTGCTCGAATGCGCCTGGGAAGTCTGCAATCAGGTCGGCGGCATCTACACCGTGCTTCGCTCGAAAGTGCCCAGCATGATGAACCGCTGGGGCAATCGCTATTGCCTCATCGGACCCTACAGCCATCAGTCCGCACAGGTCGAGTTCGAGCCCGCGCCGCTCGTCGGCGCCGTCGGCCAGGCGGTGAAACAGATGCGCGAGCTCGGCTTCGGCGCACACTACGGCCGATGGCTGGTCACCGGCCGACCGCACGTCGTGTTGCTCAACTATCTCGACGCGTTCCGCTACCTGCACGAAGTCAAGTACCGCCTCTGGACCGACCACCACATCTCCACGCCCGGCGATGATGAGATGGTCAACAACGTCGTCGCGTTCGGCGAGTCGGTCCGCCTGTTCCTCCAACTGCTCGCGCAGAAGGAATCGCCCCGGCGGAAGATCGTGACCCACTTTCACGAATGGATGGCCGGCGCTGCCGTGCCCATGCTGCGCAAAGACGCCTGGCCGGGCTCGATCATCTTCACCACGCACGCGACGCTGCTCGGCCGATACCTCGCGATGAACCACCCGGTCTTTTACGACCACCTGCCGTTTTTCGACGCGGAGGGCGAAGCCGCCCACTACAACATCGTCGCGCAACACCGCATCGAACGCGCCGCTGCCCATGGCAGTCACGTGTTCACCACCGTCTCCGACGTTACCGCCGAAGAGTGCAAGCACCTGCTCGGCCGACCGGTCGACCTCCTGCTGCCCAACGGCTTGAACATCCAACGCTTCGCAGCGCTGCACGAGTTTCAAAACCTGCACCGCGAATATAAAGAGCGCATTCACGAGTTCACCGTCGGCCACTTCTTCCCCAGCTATCACTTCGACCTCGACAACACGCTCTACTTCTTCACCTCCGGCCGATACGAGTATCGCAACAAGGGCATGGACCTCACCATCGAAGCGCTCGCTCGGCTGAACCATCGCCTGCGCGAAGCCGGCTCGCCGGTGACGGTGGTGTTCTTTGTGATCACCCGAGCGCCCACGCGGTCGATCAACGTTACCGCGCTGCAAAGCCGAGCCATGCTCCGCGAGTTCCGCAACGCCAGCGAAGCGATCAAGGAAGACATCGGCGAAAAACTCTTCCAGGCCGCGACCGCCGGGCAGATCCCCGACCTCAACACGCTCATCGATGACTACTGGCGGCTGCGCCTCCGCCGAACGATGTACGCCTGGAAGCGCGACCTTCCGCCGTTGATCGTCACGCACGACTTGCTTGATGATGCGAAAGACCCCGTGCTCAATCAGCTGCGCAATTGTCAGCTCTGGAACAACGAGCACGACCCGGTGAAGGTGATTTATCACCCGGACTTCATCACCGCGACAAACCCGCTGTTCGGCATTGACTACGACCAGTTTGTGCGTGGCTGTCACCTTGGTGTGTTCCCCAGCTACTACGAGCCGTGGGGCTATACGCCGCTGGAGTCGATCGCCCTGGGCGTGCCCGCGATCACCAGCGACCTCGCCGGCTTCGGCAGCTACCTCAAGCAGCTTCGCCCGGACCACGAGGAGAAGGGCATTTCGATCATTCACCGTCGATACAGCGACTTCCACCAGGCCGCCGACGAACTGGCCGACCGCATGTTCCGCTACTGTCAGCTTTCGCGTCGCGAGCGGATCAACCTGCGCAACTCGGCCGAGTCGTTCTCGGAACACTTCGACTGGCACAACCTCGGCAAGCGCTACCACGAGGCCCACGAGCTGGCACTCGATCGGCTGGTGTGA